The following proteins are co-located in the Solanum pennellii chromosome 1, SPENNV200 genome:
- the LOC107030104 gene encoding desiccation-related protein PCC13-62-like has protein sequence MSFKLLFIHFLVTYMVLSEILLMSFSYATNTNCPSGYPKKGVGVEKEDVDKMQFAVNLEFLEAEYFLWASYGFGLDVVAPNLPMSGPSPIGGRKANLDQLTNNIIMEFANQEVGHLRSLNSTVGVFPRPLLDLSAKHFAKIFDDAFGHKLVPPFDPYRDSLSYMLSCYVIPYVGLVGYVGTNPNINGYETKRLLAGLLGVESGQDAVIRMYLYERAAELVSPYQYTVADFTSRISGLRNKLGKCGIKDEGIYVQSPLGAENRTRSNVLSANFGSLSYKRTPAEILRIVYGSGDEHVPGGFYPKGANGKIAKEFLK, from the exons ATGTCTTTTAAATTACTCTTTATCCATTTCTTAGTCACATACATGGTCCTTAGTGAAATTTTATTGATGTCATTTTCATATGCAACAAATACTAATTGTCCATCAGGGTACCCAAAGAAGGGAGTGGGAGTGGAGAAAGAAGATGTAGACAAAATGCAATTTGCAGTGAATTTAGAGTTTTTAGAAGCAGAGTACTTTTTATGGGCTTCTTATGGATTTGGGCTTGACGTAGTTGCACCAAATTTGCCTATGTCTGGGCCATCTCCTATTGGTGGTAGAAAAGCAAATCTTGATCAACTTACCAACAATATTATTATGGAATTTGCTAATCAAGAAGTTGGTCATCTAAg GTCACTTAACTCAACAGTTGGTGTTTTTCCAAGACCTTTGTTAGATCTTAGTGCCAAACATTTTGCAAAGATATTTGACGATGCTTTTGGGCACAAGTTAGTACCTCCATTTGATCCATACAGAGACAGTTTGAGCTACATGTTATCTTGCTatgtaattccatatgttgGATTAGTTGGTTATGTTGGTACAAATCCCAATATCAACGGCTACGAAACCAAAAGG ctTTTGGCAGGGTTATTAGGTGTTGAATCAGGACAAGACGCAGTTATCAGGATGTACCTCTACGAGAGAGCAGCTGAATTAGTTTCTCCTTACCAATACACGGTGGCTGATTTCACATCTCGTATATCAGGACTAAGAAATAAATTAGGTAAATGCGGGATCAAAGATGAAGGTATATACGTTCAGTCACCACTTGGAGCAGAGAATCGGACTAGAAGTAACGTATTATCAGCTAATTTTGGTTCACTTTCATACAAAAGAACTCCAGCTGAGATTTTAAGGATCGTATACGGTTCTGGAGATGAACATGTGCCTGGTGGATTTTATCCTAAGGGTGCTAATGGAAAAATTGCTAAGGAATTTCTGAAATAG